In a genomic window of Festucalex cinctus isolate MCC-2025b chromosome 11, RoL_Fcin_1.0, whole genome shotgun sequence:
- the LOC144030713 gene encoding putative methyltransferase YcgJ isoform X1 gives MAHRLFEGKEQSASYWKFRISPSDDLIQHVLTFVEKQKGGPLLLAVDVGCGSGQGTMLLAKHFESVVGTDVSPAQLEVALQHARAPNATYRQSVAEELPFADSSVDLITAMSAFHWFDRRRFLEEVHRVLKPRGCLALLNYTIDMELDYPGCCLQSLNQVCNEFYAALHPYRSPHLGANSIELYRESYNSIPYANKEWHECVWVKMPMPLRCYMGLVESFSSYQVLLREDPEKAARLSRDICQRLMTIMKVTSAETEVVVAVKYFYLLASKNGPGDV, from the exons ATGGCTCACCGTCTGTTTGAAGGCAAAGAGCAATCCGCATCATATTGGAAGTTCCGGATTTCTCCATCGGATGACCTGATTCAGCATGTACTTACGTTTGTGGAAAAACAG AAAGGTGGACCCTTATTGCTGGCCGTGGATGTGGGCTGTGGCTCGGGTCAAGGCACGATGCTGCTGGCCAAACACTTTGAATCCGTAGTGGGCACGGATGTGAGCCCTGCCCAGCTGGAGGTGGCTTTGCAGCACGCTCGAGCGCCAAACGCCACCTATAG ACAGAGCGTGGCTGAGGAGCTGCCGTTTGCTGACAGCTCGGTGGACCTGATAACAGCCATGTCCGCCTTCCACTGGTTTGACAGGCGGCGCTTTCTGGAGGAAGTCCACAGGGTCCTGAAGCCTCGCGGTTGCTTGGCTCTGCTCAACTACACCATCGATATGGAGCTGGACTACCCAGGCTGCTGCCTGCAGTCACTCAACCAAGTGTGCAACGAG TTCTACGCAGCTTTGCATCCATACCGCAGTCCTCACCTTGGTGCAAATTCTATTGAGTTGTACCGGGAGTCCTACAATTCCATCCCTTATGCTAACAAAGAGTG GCATGAGTGTGTGTGGGTGAAGATGCCCATGCCCCTGCGCTGCTACATGGGCTTGGTGGAATCTTTCTCCAGCTATCAGGTTCTGCTGAGGGAAGATCCGGAGAAGGCCGCCAGGCTCTCTCGGGACATTTGTCAAAG GTTGATGACCATCATGAAGGTGACCTCTGCGGAGACAGAAGTGGTGGTGGCTGTCAAATATTTCTACCTGCTGGCTAGCAAAAATGGCCCAGGTGATGTGTGA
- the LOC144030713 gene encoding uncharacterized protein LOC144030713 isoform X2 — MAHRLFEGKEQSASYWKFRISPSDDLIQHVLTFVEKQKGGPLLLAVDVGCGSGQGTMLLAKHFESVVGTDVSPAQLEVALQHARAPNATYRRRFLEEVHRVLKPRGCLALLNYTIDMELDYPGCCLQSLNQVCNEFYAALHPYRSPHLGANSIELYRESYNSIPYANKEWHECVWVKMPMPLRCYMGLVESFSSYQVLLREDPEKAARLSRDICQRLMTIMKVTSAETEVVVAVKYFYLLASKNGPGDV; from the exons ATGGCTCACCGTCTGTTTGAAGGCAAAGAGCAATCCGCATCATATTGGAAGTTCCGGATTTCTCCATCGGATGACCTGATTCAGCATGTACTTACGTTTGTGGAAAAACAG AAAGGTGGACCCTTATTGCTGGCCGTGGATGTGGGCTGTGGCTCGGGTCAAGGCACGATGCTGCTGGCCAAACACTTTGAATCCGTAGTGGGCACGGATGTGAGCCCTGCCCAGCTGGAGGTGGCTTTGCAGCACGCTCGAGCGCCAAACGCCACCTATAG GCGGCGCTTTCTGGAGGAAGTCCACAGGGTCCTGAAGCCTCGCGGTTGCTTGGCTCTGCTCAACTACACCATCGATATGGAGCTGGACTACCCAGGCTGCTGCCTGCAGTCACTCAACCAAGTGTGCAACGAG TTCTACGCAGCTTTGCATCCATACCGCAGTCCTCACCTTGGTGCAAATTCTATTGAGTTGTACCGGGAGTCCTACAATTCCATCCCTTATGCTAACAAAGAGTG GCATGAGTGTGTGTGGGTGAAGATGCCCATGCCCCTGCGCTGCTACATGGGCTTGGTGGAATCTTTCTCCAGCTATCAGGTTCTGCTGAGGGAAGATCCGGAGAAGGCCGCCAGGCTCTCTCGGGACATTTGTCAAAG GTTGATGACCATCATGAAGGTGACCTCTGCGGAGACAGAAGTGGTGGTGGCTGTCAAATATTTCTACCTGCTGGCTAGCAAAAATGGCCCAGGTGATGTGTGA